Below is a genomic region from Pseudochaenichthys georgianus chromosome 13, fPseGeo1.2, whole genome shotgun sequence.
TTTTAagttgaaaaataagagaacatCAAATATTCTTCTGTATGGTATCAAAATGTTGTGTTGGTAgattgggagggggggggcttgtGGACTTGTGACATCTGAAAGAAGAAACTAGTGGCTACGGCCCTGATCATAAGAGCCTTGTCTCCCCATGTAACCAAAAATAGATCCAAGAATAAAAAAGGCTTTGAATTTGCACATCATGTGCCAATGATGTAAGCATGCCGAGATTCCATCCATGCTGCCAGTCCGTCTCACCTTCTTGATGTAGGCTGCGATGTCTTTCTCTATGTTGTACTTCTCCATGGCCTGGGTGGCACAGTCCACCGCGTCCTGCTGCATGTCCTCGGACATGTCTGCGTTCTTGATCACAGCTTTTCTGTCAGTCATGGTTGTGTGTGATGATATCGCCTGCCTGGGGAGAAAAAGGAGCACGATCACTGCACTGAAAATGAACACCGCACGTAGTGATGAGGATGTTTAGGCCAGCCAGAAGGACCTTCCAAAAACATCAATCATACGCAGAAGATTGCCCGTTTGGCACAGAGTTTTCTATCATGTGCACTGATTCACAGTCCTTACTTAAGGTCATGTGTTATACGCTAATCGTATCTAAAGGGATGATTTGACAGTTGCATAGATTGGCTGCGAAACTTGATACAGGTGGAGTTAAATTACTTGGCAAAATCACTTTCAGATAAAAGCAGCTTCTGCATCAGGAGACTCTTATTAATGATATGCTCGCAGTACTAAGCTTGCTGCTATCCCTTCCAGTACAGTCCACATGACTAAACAGTCGAAATACAACAAGGCATACAGTAGAAAGCTCACCATCATAAGAGAAATTCGCAACAGAAATATGTCAAGACATGCAAGTCAATATTTTTCACATTACAGAATCTGCAACTCACCTTTTGTTGTAGCGAAGGGAAACACTTCTTtccaaaaaatatgtatttcacCCAGCCAGGGGGGAAGGTTCAGATGATGCTGCGGCTAATTGCTTTTTAAAGATTTACACAATAAGCATGTAGGCAGGTTGGCTCTCTGTGCTGTGATCCAGCAGCTCCCCGCCCCTCTGCTGCATGCTGCCCcctgtcattggctgagctgCAGCCTCCCCGTGTGTTGCAAGCGTTTTTCTCCAGCTCCTGTCTGCCGGCATCTTATTtcatcccacaatgcatcatTCACAGTATACACCACTGACCGTTGTCTAAAAGGAAACGAGACCTTGGCCGTGGGTAGGTATCGTTTGGCTGTGTGTAAAGGCTTTTTCATCGGTTGTCGTCACAGCTGAGACTCTGGAGCTTTGAACACTACACATATGCAGTGCTATTGTGTTGTGTTTAAATTAGCATCATTTTTAATCAGCCTTATTTCCTGCTCCTTTATAGTTTtagaaatatatttttaattcattATTAAAAGGAATTTTGTGGTTAGAAATTAGTTAAATGCCATATACCAGGCTAATTTACTTTTAGGAAAAAAATAGCATTTAACTCATTTAGACGGATCACATGAATTAATATTTGAGTTGTTAATACTTATACAAACAGACTAAAAGGGTCCTTGTTTGAAAGTGTTTTATTGAAAACGCTAAGAGAAAAAGCAAGATTAAAACATACAAACTACTCCCACAGAAACCCCCACCCAACCTCACGAATTTTGTATTCCCTCATACCAGGCATCTACGACTCCATCCTTTGATCCaacttcctggtcctctgtttCGTTTTCTTGTAAAATAAAGCCATTACCACTGAAaaacttaaaataggcattgGGGGGCCTAatagaaaaaaaaagtttcacTGGGACTCCTGTTATTTAGTTCTGAATTCAAACTcatttgaatcctggaaaaacTGATCCCGTTCCGAGCATCCATCCTTGCCTATCCCTTTCCTAATCGATCCACTCATCCAGCTCCAATGGGATCCACTGAGCCACTCCTCCAATCAAAACCTTGAAATACCAGGAAGAAAATCAGAGGGAGACTGTTAGAATAAAATTTCAAGAATGTTGGGCCTAATTTATTCATTTTTGAGCACTTATGTCAATCAAGAAAAAAAAATGCCACTGAGCACAAAAACTATCACTCCCTGAagtaaaaaacatgttttaccaATAAGCACATTCAAAGTTATAAGTGGGAACAAAACTCAGATTTTCTTACATTTGACAGCAAAGATGTTACACTTACATCACAACACTTGATCTAGTCACAAGACAGAGTAGCATGTTTACAATTGTATATATGAGAAATTACAGCACATGGGACATGTAAATATGACATGCATGATATGATAACCAAAACGTTCAATTTATGGAATATGAAGCGTACCATTGCCTCGACCTGATTGCTCCTCAATTAGATGTCCTATCCTGACCATACAATTGAAATGTGCTCCACAATGGGTTTTATCCAAATCACTTTAATCCTTCTCTTCAGAGTCTAAAGGAAGACACAAGGGTAAAATACAGTTAAGCATTGGGCTCGAAAAAGCCCACCCCACATATCCAAATGAGAGAGAGgctgtttatttttttttaacaaaactCAATTTTAAAAATACTTGCAAAAACATTGAGCGCAGCTTATGACAACTCAGCACAATTCCTATTTTTTTCTAAATATTGAAAGGACAGAAAGACgggtgagaaagagagagaaaaacaaaAGGACAAAGCCACTGGAGAGGGTGGGAGAAAACATAAGGACATTGGGACATGGAAAGCAGAAATAATAAAATCAAGTGCTGACTTCTGGGGAAACTCAGAGGAGGTAAAAACAAGAAAGTGTACATCAAAAGAGCAAAAACATTGGTGGTAGAAAGGTTTAAGAACGGGAGCGAGAGCGGCTGTGTTGAGGCGAGTAGCGGGGCGATCCTCTGCCTCGGCCCCGGGAATTGCTTCTGCTGCGGCTCCTGCTCCGGGAGCGTGATCGTCCGTAACTTGGGCTGCGGGGACCGTCTAATTTCACACGAATGTAAGCAGTCTCTCCCTGGCAGACACAAGAGAACTTGACATTGAAAAGACAACATTCCTTCCCATGGTGGAAATACCTAGGATAGAAATGAGGGCCAGAGGTACTTGGAACATATAGCATTTCCTCACAAGTACtcacctggacacagcaaagAAACATTATCCATGACAGTTGATCAAATCAGTACACATACCTCATGCGAGCGGAATTTGGTGTTGTCCAGCTTTCGAACAGCATAGGTCATGTCTTCTTTTCGCACAAACTCTACAACTCCGCTTCCATCTCTGAAGACGTCGGCGTAGCACACGTCGCCTGCTTCACGCATGTGGTCCTTCAGGTCCTGCCAGCTGCCGCTCTGCGGGAGTCCTAAAACATTCAACCATAGCATTGTTAGCACACTGTCCAGCTTTAGACAGTTAATTGTGAGAACGTCAACATATGTTAGAACTACAGAACTTTTTTTCTGGAAACAGACGCTGCAGGATTGAGTGTCGCAACAGCATTTCAATTTATTCGAATGTGAAGTCCAACTGTAgttaaaagaaaacatgttaaaaaTGCAGGATACGTTTAGTTTTAAGATATAATTTGATTAGTCGGACGTGTTTTTATAACATAGTATAAAGCCAAGTATCGTGTGCTAAATTGTGGCGTGATTTGCAATTTTCTATCAATTTATTTGGATTTTGGactgacaaaacaagacatttaaaaaaaacaaacaatggaatTTGGGAAACTAGGACAGACATTGTGGAGAcaagaaattgagttttacagacaatatataataataacacatatATATGCAATAACAGATAGATTTACATGTaaataatatatacatatattaaataaataccAATTTAACTTATAGCAAAGGTAATGCATATAATTTTGCATTATCTTTCCGGCAAATTTTCAATTTGGTACATCAAGATGAATACATATAATTGTTCTGATTACATTTGTCACTATAACtggtatttttgtatttgtctGTGGAAgaaaaaatactgtcaacaaagTGTTCACCCATAAAGTAGTAGTATATATCGCCAAGCATATATACTGTAATGAGGTTACTGTTGTGTGTGCGGAGTGATATGCAGTGTGTCTAGGCATGCGTGCATCTATTACCAAGGCTGTATGTGCATTAAGTCAATAAAGTCGTCTCATCTGCAGTTAGAGCACAGTCTACTCAAACTTCATTACTTCCAAGTCATCTGGTCAGTTACCCGTCTTATGAGGTTCTTACAGCATGCATTATGATCTACATGATCTTGTACagtttaaaacttttttttaacagCTCAAACTTTTTTGCGAAGCTTGTTACCTTAAAACTGGCTGCACCCACTACTATAAAAAAGATGCACTTCAGAAAGATGCATTCCCCAAACGAAGCAGCTAATGGATATTAATATGTAATAGGAATGTATATTGGCAAGTTAGTACTTACCCGAAACAATGACCCTGTACTCAGAGCGTCTTGATGGAGGTCCGTATCTGCCTCTGGGAGCTCCGCCGATCCCTCCACACGCTCCTCGTGAGCCCCTGCTGCTCCGAGGGAACTCCACGCGCAGCCTGTAGCCATCATAATGCCCATAAACTGCATCATCAGCGTCCCTGGGAACGAGGTACAGTTTAAACATTAACACGTGGAGGGTGGGCAGAGGAAATGCACTTACAGCCGGGGTCAACCATGCTATCAGCTGGCTTGATCTGGTTTACCTTTGCTAATCCACCTTGCAGACGTGCACACATAATTGTGCCTAAATTAGTGCATGTATGTTATGTGTTATTTATcagaacacaatgcaatatacaTTAATGAACTTGCGTAACGTTATACGTGCATTGATACAACTACTAGCCAGAAACAATGTAAAGTGTCTGTTAACTAGCCAATATTGTTACAGGGgcatacattacattgcatttagctgacgcttttatccaaagcgacttacacttAAGGACGCAGTGCAAACACAAGCAGGACTTCGTTAAAGGAGCATGAGCTACACTTCTTATAAACACGTTTTGGAAAGCAAAGACCACACGTCGCTTGCATAGCAATGTGTAGTAAGTCCAGGGAGTAGTCTGGCTCCGTGACAGCTCACGGTTAGCCACACAATGGGGCTGGTCTAGCCATTAGCTTCTTACCTGGGGTCTTCAAATTCAATAAAGGCTTAAGGTGGCCCCCCTCTCCGGTTCTTCAGGTCGATATCTCGAATTGTGCCATATTTGTATAACACGTCTTCCACGTCCTTTGTTCGAATATCAGGAGGGAGATTCCCCACATAAATCCGACAGTCGTGTTGTTCCCTGCTGGGCCTCACACTACATCCGACATGCTAACGGTTGTTCGCCAGTTCGGCTAACGGTTAGCTGTTTGCAAGATCAATAACGGTCGGCGGAGCCACACCGCAACTAGACTTCAAGCGCTCCTTCAAATCGTCGAGCGGGGTGCAGAAGACAATCAATACTGGCCGCTGCAAATCTGCAGGATATTTAGTGGGGAGACAATAAAGACTTCTCAAttttctaatttcccctcctcgactcctcagtcctccggtagtgacccggaaatggatttcagcgcgccatgttgaaggacatcttaatttctctaaatgcacatcgaggaccCAGCATCGAAGAGCTATAATCGAGGATACACttatggttcctccacggctcctccgtggatggatttccggcaacagtgatgtttcaaaagaggtttctcaatactctaattttctcctcctcgactcctatcctatcctcgagactcttaagaggcttctcaattcttaaatgtcccctcatcgactcccctcctcgagacttagtcccgcccacaggagatgcgagcggaggaccgaggaggggaaccgaggagagaggaggggaagcagcagacgtttaaagaaatgagaactcctctcctctgagcggtcatattaaagcgacgtccgttcattattacgtggcaacagctgcatcagcggtcgagtgttttgtcatattttataatctctgttagatcagctgaacattgttcccccacatatttactttgaattaattgagagtgcggtataatgagacaataacaggatacagatgcggacacacacacacacaaatatatgtatataaatatatacaatttaaagtatgagatcactctcataataacgtaacacaatcagagactggatatatccccccctctctctggtcgctgaaatggggaattgaaattacgggccaaaagttgtatttacaagtattaaaagtaaggacaccaaacctactgagacccgtctatctgccgcatctacgcacacactgtaccacacacacacacacacacacacacacacacacacacacacacacacacacacacacacacacacacacacacacacacacacacacacacacacacacacacacacacacacacacacacacacacacacacacacacacacacacacacacacacacacacacacctacacactgtaccacacacacctacagttcctaaagcatataatca
It encodes:
- the srsf1a gene encoding LOW QUALITY PROTEIN: serine/arginine-rich splicing factor 1A (The sequence of the model RefSeq protein was modified relative to this genomic sequence to represent the inferred CDS: deleted 2 bases in 1 codon; substituted 2 bases at 2 genomic stop codons); protein product: MSDVVXGPAGNNDCRIYVGNLPPDIRTKDVEDVLYKYGTIRDIDLKNRRGGPPXAFIEFEDPRDADDAVYGHYDGYRLRVEFPRSSRGSRGACGGIGGAPRGRYGPPSRRSEYRVIVSGLPQSGSWQDLKDHMREAGDVCYADVFRDGSGVVEFVRKEDMTYAVRKLDNTKFRSHEGETAYIRVKLDGPRSPSYGRSRSRSRSRSRSNSRGRGRGSPRYSPQHSRSRSRS